The following coding sequences are from one Lysinibacillus sp. FSL W8-0992 window:
- the psiE gene encoding phosphate-starvation-inducible protein PsiE, translated as MNQKHYTYTQLVKAVPKTLQLFLNVCLVLLALILAFLLMKELIEFLHILLADGTGDYKLFLANILIFFLYFEFITMIIKYFKEDYHFPLRYFIYIGITAMIRLIIVEHDHPINTLIYSLIILILIISYFIINITPLERPIRSSILFKKE; from the coding sequence ATGAACCAAAAGCATTATACATATACGCAACTCGTGAAAGCTGTGCCAAAAACTTTACAACTGTTTCTTAACGTATGCCTTGTATTGTTAGCTCTTATATTAGCCTTCCTGCTTATGAAAGAACTAATTGAATTTCTACACATATTATTAGCAGATGGTACTGGTGATTATAAACTTTTCCTCGCGAATATTCTAATTTTCTTTTTGTATTTTGAATTTATTACGATGATTATTAAGTACTTTAAAGAGGATTATCATTTCCCACTAAGATACTTTATTTATATTGGCATAACTGCCATGATTCGATTAATTATCGTTGAGCACGATCATCCTATTAACACTTTAATTTATTCCCTTATTATTTTAATTTTAATTATTAGCTATTTTATTATTAATATTACCCCATTAGAAAGACCTATTCGTTCATCGATTCTTTTTAAAAAGGAGTAA
- a CDS encoding phosphate-starvation-inducible protein PsiE, with amino-acid sequence MANAAKNDAKITPERLEEALDVRDRLIIELLVKVLDEKLVIERPVLRERLGNLVELANHDAELKETLHAVINKL; translated from the coding sequence ATGGCAAATGCAGCAAAAAATGATGCAAAAATTACACCAGAGCGTTTGGAAGAAGCGTTAGATGTTCGTGACCGTCTTATTATTGAATTATTAGTAAAGGTACTTGACGAGAAATTAGTCATTGAACGTCCTGTATTACGTGAGCGCTTAGGTAACCTTGTTGAGCTTGCTAATCATGATGCAGAATTAAAAGAAACTTTACATGCAGTAATCAACAAGCTGTAA
- the guaC gene encoding GMP reductase yields MDNVFDYEDIQLIPAKCIVESRSECDTSVTLGGHKFKLPVVPANMQTIIDENIAAKLAENGYFYIMHRFNPETRINFIKDMQNRNLIASISVGVKEEEYAFVEELATAGLVPEFITIDIAHGHSNAVIRMIQHIKKHLPNSFVIAGNVGTPEAVRELENAGADATKVGIGPGKVCITKIKTGFGTGGWQLAALRWCAKAATKPIIADGGIRTNGDIAKSVRFGASMVMIGSLFAGHEESPGETIEIEGKLVKEYFGSASEFQKGEKKNVEGKKMFVEHKGSLKDTLIEMQQDLQSSISYAGGTKLEAIRNVDYVIVKNSIFNGDKVY; encoded by the coding sequence ATGGATAACGTATTTGACTATGAGGATATTCAACTAATTCCCGCAAAATGTATCGTAGAAAGTCGATCAGAATGTGATACATCTGTAACTTTAGGTGGACACAAATTTAAATTACCTGTAGTGCCTGCAAACATGCAGACTATTATTGATGAAAATATCGCAGCAAAGCTTGCTGAAAACGGTTACTTTTATATTATGCACCGCTTCAATCCCGAAACACGCATTAATTTCATTAAAGATATGCAAAATCGCAATTTAATCGCTTCGATTAGTGTTGGGGTAAAAGAAGAGGAATATGCATTTGTAGAAGAGTTAGCAACTGCTGGATTAGTTCCTGAATTTATTACAATTGATATTGCACATGGTCATTCAAACGCTGTCATTCGTATGATTCAACATATTAAAAAACATTTACCAAATAGCTTTGTTATTGCTGGTAATGTTGGGACGCCTGAGGCTGTGCGTGAACTTGAAAACGCGGGCGCAGATGCTACTAAAGTTGGGATTGGACCAGGGAAAGTTTGTATTACAAAAATTAAAACAGGCTTCGGCACAGGCGGTTGGCAGCTAGCAGCATTACGCTGGTGTGCAAAGGCTGCGACTAAACCAATTATTGCTGATGGTGGTATTCGCACAAATGGGGATATTGCTAAATCTGTTCGTTTCGGTGCTTCAATGGTTATGATTGGATCTTTATTTGCAGGTCACGAGGAATCACCAGGTGAAACAATCGAAATCGAAGGTAAATTAGTAAAAGAATACTTCGGCTCTGCTTCTGAATTCCAAAAAGGTGAGAAGAAAAATGTTGAAGGTAAAAAAATGTTTGTAGAACATAAAGGTAGCCTAAAAGATACTTTAATTGAAATGCAACAAGACCTTCAATCATCTATTTCGTATGCAGGTGGCACTAAGCTAGAAGCTATTCGAAATGTAGATTATGTAATTGTAAAGAATTCAATTTTCAACGGCGATAAAGTATATTAA
- a CDS encoding VOC family protein: MAVEVYLIFNGNCREAVSFYEQVFNTDKAEIMTFGDSPSDPSYPLPEEAKNLVMHTRLSIMGSTVMFSDTFPGSPFTIGNNVTLAAVSDDEAQLRKAFEGLKEGGKVTMELQETFWSKCYGSLTDKFGIEWQISHEEKAK; the protein is encoded by the coding sequence ATGGCGGTAGAGGTGTATTTAATTTTTAATGGGAATTGTCGAGAGGCTGTATCATTTTATGAGCAAGTTTTTAATACGGACAAGGCTGAAATTATGACATTTGGCGATTCACCAAGTGATCCAAGCTATCCATTACCAGAAGAAGCAAAAAATCTCGTTATGCATACACGTTTATCGATTATGGGAAGCACGGTAATGTTTTCAGATACTTTCCCTGGTTCACCATTTACAATTGGCAACAACGTAACATTAGCTGCTGTGTCTGATGATGAAGCCCAATTGCGAAAAGCATTTGAGGGACTTAAAGAAGGTGGCAAAGTAACAATGGAGCTACAAGAAACTTTTTGGAGTAAATGTTACGGGTCTCTTACTGATAAGTTTGGTATTGAATGGCAGATTAGCCATGAAGAAAAAGCTAAATAA
- a CDS encoding methyl-accepting chemotaxis protein encodes MTKLSLRKKLIFSFLAILLIPTLIIGIISYQSAEKQISKEQQASATESIRMLDTNITGTIKPKIEDIQYFTKKINQSYLQESKVPELRSLLQEYVNMHPEVELVYLGTSEGKIIDEPVQQYQSNFDPRTRPWYTQALSNKGQIAITAPYISQASSAMVITITQALPDGSGVIGLDLNISTLSDITNDIHIGKTGFASLLDNNKTYISQHDKESGSEATESYISKIYEQDSGTIVEKDRQLQFITNELTGWKLVGTMFSAEATKAAASTFNINLIIIVISIIVGVVFMLLMIKSIVNPINRLKHSAIKISEGDLTEFIEIHSKDEIGQLGEAFVSMKVNLKKLIRNVDQSVQHVQASAHGLSAHAEQNIASSEQVAQAMQQVAISAESQTTGSDQNAISIEEIAQGVVEVADSAMQVTDLSSNAIVQAEEGGQSVERTVNQMNSINESVAQSDKMIKSLYDRSKEIGSILEIISAISDQTNLLALNAAIEAARAGEHGKGFAVVADEVRKLAEQSHQSAEQISSLITGIQQDTAKSVETMVKASSDVQEGILLSEDTSKKFASITESLRNIAPKMEGISASAQEISAVVEEVSATAIELTDHAKLNAAASEEVAASTEQTLSSMQEMTASAKALLDMADELQSYVNRFKY; translated from the coding sequence GTGACAAAACTAAGTTTACGAAAAAAGCTCATTTTTTCATTCTTAGCAATACTTCTCATCCCAACATTAATCATTGGTATCATTTCATACCAAAGTGCGGAGAAGCAAATTTCTAAGGAACAGCAAGCAAGTGCTACCGAAAGTATTCGCATGCTTGATACGAATATTACAGGTACTATTAAACCGAAGATTGAGGACATTCAATATTTTACCAAGAAAATTAATCAATCTTATTTACAAGAAAGTAAAGTTCCAGAGCTTCGATCGCTATTACAAGAATATGTTAATATGCACCCAGAAGTTGAGCTCGTCTATCTCGGCACTAGTGAAGGTAAGATTATAGATGAGCCTGTACAACAATACCAAAGTAACTTTGATCCACGTACAAGACCTTGGTATACGCAAGCATTAAGTAATAAGGGGCAAATAGCCATTACAGCACCTTATATTTCACAAGCTTCAAGTGCCATGGTTATTACGATTACACAAGCTTTACCAGATGGTTCCGGTGTCATTGGTTTAGATCTCAATATATCTACACTAAGTGACATTACCAACGATATTCACATTGGAAAAACGGGCTTTGCCTCACTTTTAGATAACAACAAAACGTATATTTCCCAACATGATAAAGAAAGTGGTTCAGAAGCTACTGAAAGCTACATTTCAAAAATTTATGAGCAAGACAGTGGCACAATTGTTGAAAAGGATCGACAGCTACAATTTATCACCAATGAACTAACAGGCTGGAAGCTTGTTGGTACAATGTTTTCAGCTGAAGCAACAAAAGCCGCAGCTTCAACCTTTAATATCAACTTAATCATTATTGTTATTTCAATTATTGTCGGCGTTGTGTTTATGCTTCTGATGATCAAATCCATTGTGAATCCGATTAATCGACTAAAGCATAGTGCTATTAAAATTAGCGAAGGCGATTTAACGGAATTTATTGAAATACATTCTAAGGATGAAATTGGACAGCTTGGAGAGGCTTTCGTTTCAATGAAAGTTAATTTGAAAAAGCTTATTCGCAATGTTGATCAAAGCGTCCAACATGTACAAGCATCTGCACACGGATTATCTGCACATGCAGAACAAAATATTGCATCTTCAGAGCAAGTTGCACAGGCGATGCAACAAGTAGCAATTAGTGCAGAAAGTCAGACAACAGGTAGTGACCAAAATGCTATCTCTATTGAGGAAATTGCACAAGGCGTCGTTGAAGTGGCTGATAGCGCCATGCAAGTTACAGATCTTTCTAGCAACGCTATTGTGCAAGCAGAAGAAGGAGGTCAATCTGTTGAACGGACTGTCAACCAAATGAATTCAATTAATGAGTCGGTTGCGCAATCAGACAAAATGATTAAGTCGCTTTACGATCGTTCAAAAGAAATTGGTTCCATTTTAGAAATTATAAGTGCTATTTCAGACCAAACGAATTTACTGGCTTTAAACGCTGCAATTGAGGCTGCTAGAGCAGGTGAACATGGTAAAGGTTTTGCCGTAGTGGCCGATGAAGTAAGAAAACTAGCCGAGCAATCACATCAATCTGCAGAGCAAATTTCCTCGCTGATTACAGGTATTCAGCAAGATACTGCTAAGTCTGTTGAAACAATGGTGAAAGCATCTTCAGATGTACAAGAAGGTATACTGTTATCAGAAGACACAAGCAAAAAATTTGCTAGTATTACTGAAAGCTTACGTAATATTGCACCAAAAATGGAGGGTATCTCAGCTTCTGCGCAAGAAATTTCAGCGGTAGTGGAGGAAGTTTCAGCAACTGCTATTGAGTTAACTGACCATGCTAAGCTTAATGCAGCGGCTTCAGAGGAAGTTGCTGCTTCAACTGAACAAACACTATCCTCAATGCAGGAAATGACTGCATCTGCCAAAGCTTTACTCGATATGGCAGATGAATTACAAAGCTATGTAAACCGTTTTAAATATTAA
- a CDS encoding VOC family protein has protein sequence MIQQIGQVMLYVNDQDAAVAFWTEKIGFVVVADNTEAEMRWIEIAPTKDAQTSFVLHNKEMIAKMQPELNLETPSIMFYADNITEMYQDFQTKGIKVGDLVMMPMGRVFNFADHENNYFALVEK, from the coding sequence ATGATTCAACAAATTGGACAAGTAATGTTGTATGTAAATGACCAAGATGCAGCTGTAGCGTTTTGGACAGAAAAAATTGGCTTTGTAGTAGTAGCGGATAATACAGAGGCGGAAATGCGCTGGATTGAAATTGCCCCTACAAAAGACGCGCAAACATCATTTGTACTACACAACAAAGAAATGATTGCTAAAATGCAGCCCGAATTAAATTTAGAAACACCTTCTATTATGTTTTATGCCGATAATATAACGGAGATGTACCAAGATTTCCAAACGAAGGGAATTAAAGTGGGCGACTTAGTAATGATGCCAATGGGTAGAGTTTTTAATTTCGCGGACCACGAAAATAATTACTTCGCTTTAGTTGAAAAATAA
- a CDS encoding acyl-CoA dehydrogenase family protein produces the protein MKELFIKTERQQYWLEQLASIAEPIKSEAVEVDEQSRFPFEAHKLLLQIGYPKLTLPKQYGGEGLSVYDMILVQETLASYDENASLSLGWTLGVVGEIYDKKLWADDILEEFALEVQKGAIINRAVSELATGSPTRGGRPGTTAVSTDNGWLLSGRKIFTTASPVLDYFLTSSWIEEKGQIGFFLIHKDVTGLSIVENWEMSAMRGTSSHDLVLENVVVPKNQLVELPNHPSGGKINGWILHIPATYLGIAQAARDYALHFANHHQPNSLNAPISTLPNVQQLLGDIELKLHQARFVLYGVAEAYDDPARRDTLTNEMAVAKHTVTNIAIDIVDKAMRVVGAKSLQLTNPLQRYYRNVRAGLHNPPMDDMTIIKLATAAIEQQKLTEH, from the coding sequence TTGAAAGAGTTATTTATTAAAACTGAGCGCCAGCAATACTGGTTGGAGCAGCTTGCTTCAATTGCGGAACCAATTAAATCAGAGGCTGTAGAAGTCGATGAGCAATCGCGTTTCCCATTTGAGGCACATAAGCTATTACTGCAAATCGGCTATCCAAAACTAACATTACCAAAACAATATGGCGGAGAGGGACTATCTGTTTACGATATGATCCTCGTTCAAGAAACACTAGCTAGCTACGACGAGAACGCCTCTCTTTCACTAGGATGGACTCTAGGCGTTGTTGGTGAGATATATGATAAGAAACTGTGGGCAGACGATATTCTCGAAGAGTTTGCTTTGGAAGTACAAAAAGGTGCCATCATAAATCGAGCTGTCAGTGAATTAGCAACTGGTAGTCCGACACGAGGTGGTCGCCCTGGAACAACTGCTGTATCAACAGATAATGGCTGGTTATTAAGTGGCCGTAAAATATTTACGACTGCATCACCTGTACTAGATTATTTCTTGACATCTTCTTGGATTGAAGAAAAAGGGCAAATAGGCTTCTTTCTCATTCATAAAGATGTAACAGGGCTATCGATTGTAGAAAACTGGGAAATGTCTGCGATGCGTGGCACAAGCAGTCATGATTTAGTGTTAGAGAATGTCGTTGTCCCTAAAAACCAATTAGTAGAATTGCCGAATCACCCAAGCGGTGGCAAAATCAATGGCTGGATTTTACATATTCCAGCAACTTACTTAGGGATTGCACAGGCAGCCCGAGACTATGCGTTGCATTTTGCTAATCATCATCAACCAAATAGTTTAAATGCTCCGATTAGTACATTGCCTAATGTGCAGCAGCTATTAGGTGATATTGAATTGAAGCTTCATCAGGCACGATTTGTGCTATATGGAGTAGCGGAAGCTTATGATGATCCAGCTAGACGCGATACTTTAACGAATGAAATGGCGGTTGCAAAGCACACCGTGACAAATATTGCGATAGATATTGTAGATAAGGCGATGCGTGTAGTTGGAGCAAAAAGTTTGCAGCTTACGAATCCATTACAGCGCTATTATCGCAATGTCCGTGCAGGTTTACATAACCCGCCAATGGATGATATGACAATTATTAAATTAGCGACAGCTGCTATTGAGCAGCAGAAACTAACGGAACATTAA
- a CDS encoding transporter substrate-binding domain-containing protein yields the protein MFKQKKKLLQFAAVGLASLAILAGCSSGEASKNETEDGVKVRTVKVAYDQASKPISYIDDKGNPTGYDVEVMKLVDELLPEYKFEYVGTTSDDLLIGVEQGKYQVGVKNAFFTQERTEKFIFPKEFLGLSSAGLVLRKEDEGIKTLADFATKGYSLAPIAANNAQYTIIDEYNKANPTNEVKLQAGDAFTVDVVQWVNEGRVDGGVMIEGPFKQQVLADDGAYHNLKDEVVYNEFAVIKTWPLFNKKEQEFADAYDKAIAQIKEQKKTSELSKEFYGRDLFEVLENVNR from the coding sequence ATGTTTAAACAGAAGAAAAAATTATTACAATTTGCAGCAGTCGGGTTGGCTTCTCTTGCTATTTTAGCAGGATGCAGTTCTGGCGAAGCATCTAAAAATGAAACTGAAGATGGGGTTAAAGTTCGTACTGTAAAGGTAGCTTACGATCAAGCTTCTAAGCCAATTAGCTATATTGATGATAAGGGAAATCCAACTGGTTATGATGTGGAAGTAATGAAGCTAGTAGATGAATTATTACCAGAATATAAGTTTGAATACGTAGGGACTACAAGCGATGATTTACTAATCGGTGTAGAGCAAGGAAAGTACCAAGTAGGTGTAAAAAATGCATTCTTTACACAGGAGCGTACAGAGAAGTTTATTTTCCCTAAAGAGTTTTTAGGGTTAAGTAGTGCAGGTTTAGTGCTACGCAAAGAAGATGAAGGTATAAAAACATTAGCTGACTTTGCGACAAAGGGCTACTCGCTAGCGCCAATCGCTGCAAACAATGCACAGTATACAATTATTGATGAGTACAATAAAGCAAATCCAACTAACGAAGTTAAATTACAAGCTGGTGATGCATTTACTGTCGATGTGGTGCAATGGGTAAATGAAGGTCGCGTTGATGGTGGTGTCATGATTGAAGGGCCATTCAAACAGCAAGTATTAGCTGATGATGGCGCTTATCATAACTTAAAAGATGAAGTTGTTTACAACGAGTTTGCAGTGATTAAAACATGGCCATTGTTCAACAAAAAAGAGCAAGAATTTGCGGATGCTTACGATAAAGCTATTGCCCAAATTAAGGAGCAAAAGAAAACAAGTGAATTAAGTAAAGAATTTTATGGCCGTGATTTATTTGAAGTGTTAGAAAACGTAAATCGATAA
- a CDS encoding amino acid ABC transporter permease, with translation MEKYFDASYIWNAIPLLLPFLKVTFLVAGSSIVLGTFFGLLLAAAKLSSKKVLQKIANLYTTVMRCTPSIVLLFLVYYGVPALAENVGLNLHAIDTAFFVVVTFTLQFAAIMSEVIRSSYLAINKGQYEAAVSVGLTPFQAYRRIIFPQALVIALPNFGNGMIALLQEGALAYTIGLIDIVGKANLIIASNINAHALEIYIALAIVYWVLSIVIEKFFAMLEKFFGKGKRTLETT, from the coding sequence ATGGAGAAATATTTTGATGCATCGTACATTTGGAACGCTATTCCCTTATTATTGCCGTTTTTAAAAGTAACCTTTTTAGTTGCAGGTTCTTCCATTGTGTTAGGTACATTTTTCGGCTTGTTATTAGCTGCAGCAAAGTTAAGTTCAAAGAAAGTGTTACAAAAAATAGCGAATTTGTATACAACGGTTATGCGTTGTACGCCATCTATCGTTCTATTATTCCTTGTATATTACGGGGTACCTGCATTAGCAGAAAACGTTGGTTTAAATCTTCATGCGATAGATACAGCGTTCTTTGTTGTCGTAACATTCACATTGCAGTTTGCTGCAATCATGTCAGAAGTGATTAGATCTTCTTATTTAGCTATTAACAAGGGGCAGTATGAAGCGGCTGTCAGTGTAGGGTTAACACCATTTCAAGCCTATCGTCGTATTATTTTCCCCCAAGCACTTGTTATTGCATTGCCGAACTTCGGGAATGGCATGATTGCGTTATTACAAGAGGGTGCATTAGCTTACACAATCGGGTTAATCGATATTGTTGGGAAAGCGAATTTAATTATAGCTAGTAATATCAATGCGCATGCACTAGAAATTTATATTGCACTTGCGATTGTCTATTGGGTACTATCCATTGTTATTGAAAAATTCTTTGCTATGTTGGAAAAGTTTTTCGGCAAGGGGAAAAGAACGTTAGAAACGACGTAA
- a CDS encoding amino acid ABC transporter permease translates to MNYQFLVETFFVALSGVPIALLVTVVALLVALPLGFLLALTRINKIPIIHHLAKIYVSFVRGTPIIIQIFIIYSSIPLILKMIFEKYHIAYDIYKINPIWYAFIVFAFSTTAILIEVFRSALSTIEKGQLEAAHAVGLTTFQAYRRIIIPQALVVAMPNICTATVNLIKATSLGYAMSLPEITLKAKVAANVGYNYVEAYLDIFIVYLILCSTVEYLFKRYEKHLSKYKMANA, encoded by the coding sequence ATGAACTATCAATTTTTAGTTGAAACCTTTTTTGTGGCATTATCCGGCGTACCGATTGCACTCCTTGTAACGGTTGTTGCGTTGCTCGTTGCCCTACCACTAGGATTTTTATTAGCACTAACACGCATCAATAAAATTCCAATTATTCATCATCTAGCAAAAATTTATGTATCCTTTGTTCGAGGTACTCCAATTATTATTCAGATATTCATTATTTATAGTAGCATTCCACTAATTCTAAAAATGATTTTTGAAAAATATCATATTGCCTACGATATATATAAAATCAATCCGATTTGGTATGCGTTTATTGTCTTTGCTTTTAGTACAACAGCTATTTTAATAGAGGTATTCCGCTCGGCTTTAAGTACTATTGAGAAGGGCCAGCTTGAGGCAGCACACGCGGTCGGTTTAACGACATTTCAAGCATATCGACGAATCATTATTCCACAAGCTTTAGTCGTTGCTATGCCGAATATTTGTACAGCAACAGTGAACTTAATAAAAGCGACGTCATTGGGTTATGCAATGTCATTGCCAGAAATTACACTGAAGGCCAAAGTAGCTGCTAATGTCGGCTACAATTATGTGGAAGCATATCTTGATATTTTCATCGTGTATTTAATTTTGTGTAGTACGGTTGAATACCTGTTTAAGCGATACGAGAAACATTTGAGCAAATACAAAATGGCAAATGCCTAA
- a CDS encoding amino acid ABC transporter ATP-binding protein: MLKIKNIHKSFGNNEILKGVDLSIDKGDVVVILGPSGSGKTTLLRCINFLEKADQGHATFGNIDVDFQNVKKKDVHAIRQRVAFVFQNYNLFTNKTALENVTEGLVIGRKIAKAEAIEIGKKALDKVGLSEKYDAYPSQLSGGQQQRVGIARAVALNPDIILFDEPTSALDPELVGEVLTVMKNIAKEGTTMLVVTHEMGFAKDVANRVIFMDGGVVVEEGSPHDIFVSPKEERTKKFLKRVTPEDYTFYI, encoded by the coding sequence ATGTTAAAAATCAAAAATATTCACAAATCATTTGGCAACAATGAAATTTTAAAAGGTGTAGACTTATCAATTGATAAAGGTGATGTAGTTGTTATTTTAGGTCCGAGTGGCTCCGGTAAAACGACATTATTGCGTTGCATTAACTTTTTAGAAAAGGCTGATCAAGGGCATGCAACGTTTGGGAATATCGATGTAGATTTTCAAAACGTAAAGAAGAAGGATGTTCATGCTATTCGACAACGTGTCGCTTTTGTATTCCAAAATTACAACCTCTTTACTAATAAAACAGCTTTAGAAAATGTTACAGAAGGGCTTGTTATTGGTCGGAAAATAGCAAAGGCTGAGGCTATTGAAATCGGCAAAAAAGCGCTCGACAAAGTAGGTTTATCAGAAAAATATGATGCTTATCCAAGTCAGTTATCAGGTGGTCAACAGCAGCGTGTTGGTATAGCTCGTGCAGTTGCCTTAAATCCAGATATTATTTTGTTTGATGAACCGACATCTGCGCTTGATCCAGAGTTAGTAGGAGAAGTGTTGACCGTTATGAAAAACATTGCGAAAGAAGGCACGACAATGCTTGTAGTAACGCATGAGATGGGTTTTGCAAAGGATGTCGCAAACCGCGTTATTTTTATGGACGGCGGTGTTGTGGTGGAAGAGGGAAGCCCACATGATATATTCGTTAGTCCAAAAGAAGAGCGGACGAAAAAGTTTTTAAAGCGTGTAACACCAGAAGACTATACGTTTTATATTTAG
- a CDS encoding YfcC family protein: MANLQEENNLEEPKTKGINAFVLMFIIILVMSALTYIIPAGQYDRVESNGRMVVNPESFQYIDSSPVGFLQIFNSVHLGLLEGASIILFVFLFGGALGIMQKTGAIDSFIKVMASKFGKKEYVLIPILILIFGSLGTLIGSAEDTLVYIAIIIPLTMALGMDAITGFAIVMLGTLATGFTSGITNPFNIGVAQTIAELPMYSGMSYRIIVFFVFYLLTVIYIIRHAKKVKKDPSKGIYGKFKPEESVEISLDFKMSGRHLLALLVLLANFVALIVGVIKFQWYISEIGGVFLLSSIIMSIICKMSPNKMAEGFISGARDMVEGALIIGFAQTILVITTSGGLIDTILHFVANAVSVLPASINAVGMFLLQLCLNFLVPSGSGQAALTMPIMTPLADLIGVSRQTAVLAFQFGDGISNMVIPTSGVLLAGLAIAGIPFSKWFKWVFPYFAIQTALAIILLIIAHAMNYGPF; the protein is encoded by the coding sequence ATGGCAAATCTACAGGAAGAAAATAATTTAGAAGAGCCAAAAACTAAAGGTATTAATGCGTTTGTTTTAATGTTTATCATTATTTTGGTAATGAGCGCCCTTACTTATATTATTCCAGCAGGTCAGTACGATCGAGTAGAGAGTAATGGTCGAATGGTTGTGAATCCTGAATCATTTCAATATATTGATTCGAGCCCAGTTGGTTTTCTTCAAATATTTAATAGTGTCCATTTAGGGTTGCTGGAAGGTGCCTCCATTATTTTATTTGTATTTTTATTTGGTGGCGCACTTGGTATCATGCAAAAAACAGGAGCTATTGATTCATTTATTAAAGTAATGGCTTCTAAGTTTGGCAAGAAGGAGTATGTATTAATTCCGATTCTTATATTAATCTTTGGTAGTTTAGGCACTTTAATCGGTTCAGCTGAGGATACACTAGTATACATTGCGATTATTATTCCATTAACGATGGCTCTTGGAATGGACGCAATTACAGGATTTGCGATAGTAATGCTAGGGACATTAGCTACTGGATTTACATCGGGGATTACGAATCCGTTTAACATCGGGGTTGCTCAAACGATAGCTGAATTGCCAATGTATTCAGGTATGTCCTATAGAATTATTGTATTTTTTGTTTTTTATCTTTTAACGGTAATCTATATTATTAGACATGCTAAAAAAGTTAAAAAAGATCCGTCTAAAGGGATTTACGGGAAATTTAAGCCAGAAGAAAGTGTTGAAATATCATTAGACTTTAAAATGAGTGGGCGCCACTTATTAGCATTGCTTGTGTTATTGGCGAATTTTGTCGCATTAATTGTTGGGGTTATTAAGTTTCAATGGTATATCAGTGAAATTGGTGGCGTGTTCCTATTAAGCAGTATTATTATGTCAATAATTTGTAAAATGAGCCCGAATAAAATGGCTGAAGGCTTTATTTCAGGGGCTAGAGATATGGTAGAGGGTGCGCTTATCATTGGCTTTGCTCAAACTATTTTAGTTATTACTACATCAGGTGGCTTAATTGATACGATTTTACATTTTGTAGCGAATGCAGTAAGTGTACTACCTGCTTCCATTAACGCTGTGGGCATGTTCTTACTACAGCTTTGCTTAAATTTCTTAGTGCCATCAGGAAGTGGACAAGCGGCTTTGACAATGCCAATTATGACACCGTTAGCAGACTTAATTGGTGTATCAAGACAGACAGCGGTATTGGCTTTCCAGTTTGGAGACGGTATTTCAAACATGGTAATCCCTACAAGTGGTGTATTGTTAGCAGGTCTAGCAATCGCAGGTATTCCATTCTCTAAATGGTTTAAATGGGTGTTCCCATACTTCGCTATTCAAACAGCTTTAGCTATAATTTTACTAATTATCGCTCACGCTATGAATTACGGACCGTTTTAA